The Setaria italica strain Yugu1 chromosome IX, Setaria_italica_v2.0, whole genome shotgun sequence genome has a window encoding:
- the LOC101785252 gene encoding ATP-dependent RNA helicase DEAH13 produces MEDSNALILPCKRKNKGQGKAKDGKKAKKEDPKMSKTKLKKLQKLEEEKRKKLLQAQSIEILQKHKISEDAYSLLHASGTIGQVETLKEKCRRAMQLSKAGLDVPEELSLFKRNDDQKFSENSDPVEHILPPKFVEPVKSEDPGRVHEKNMKNDSRKAMECQPKMDVGVSIPEPKTEEPSDNGHLLANQKIQSSIPSCSGTELDLQDKEPGQGEAAMQECINPPIVVPVSRPHEVEKARRDLPIIMMEQEIMEAIYENSIVILCGETGCGKTTQVPQFLYEAGFGTSDRADRRGMIGITQPRRVAVLATARRVSYELGLKLGREVGFQVRHDKLVGSNCSIKFMTDGILLRELQGDFLLKRYSVIILDEAHERSLNTDILIGMLSRIIKGRKNLYVDQQDKIRSGVKIKPEDMISQLKVVLMSATLQLKDFISNRRLFDVIPPAVKVPVRQFPVTVHFSKRTHDDYLGQAYKKVMSIHKRLPPGGILVFVTGQREVDYLCKKFRRASKVQTAKKPEKVDGDDNGPFPEVDDKEILEAYDIDRNKSEHPDDIFYSYDDDDDMDPGPNSFSSDNETESEMDTDTDDEESVTYETTEEDAPVLSFLKDAENSSVLKASFGALSGISGVPESVEKSSDATSEEKSSPSVSCFSKCTERMPVSHGRLRVLPLYAMLPASQQLQVFQDIPKGERLVVVATNVAETSLTIPGIQYVVDTGKEKVKNYDHATGMSSYEVQWISKASASQRAGRAGRTGPGHCYRLYSAAAYGKDDLFPEFAEPEIKKIPVEGIVLMLKFMGIHKVVNFPFPTPPNKESLVEAERCLKALEALYSHDDYDGKLTPMGKAMAQYPMSPRHSRLLLTVIKILKSQQGFARSNFILGYAAAAASVLSFTNPFLKQLDECDINGESEEHNTNPEANDPCERKRRKKHNAMVREAQEKFSNPSSDALTIARALQFFELSENPVEFCRINSLHLKTMEEMSKLRKQLLRLIFHHSKFCKEFAWNYGDSDDVEQAWRNESSKRPLQMNEEELLGQGICAGWADRVARRNHTYSRASGDDRKVRAIRYQSCALNDTIYLHRSSSVAQVAPELVVYSELLSTKRLYMHGVTTIKPGWLLKYAGSLCTFSAPLEDPKPYYDPMNDQVYCYVSPVFSRHNWQLPLHSLPIKDNTSRLQVFVCALLKGDVLPCLRNAKDFLALSPSFAFGPASQRRVGDLLDRMHIKQKSKIGKKLIDSRAALRDAWNADPNFLYPEIKAWYQDKFHSQFDLKWEQMHQEVLLEGHELFPKRSKKVKG; encoded by the exons ATGGAGGATAGCAACGCCCTGATTTTGCCCTgcaagaggaagaacaaggGGCAGGGGAAAGCCAAG GACGGAAAGAAAGCCAAGAAGGAGGACCCAAAGATGAGCAAGACTAAGCTAAAAAAGCTGCAGAAATTGGAG GAGGAAAAGCGAAAGAAGCTGCTGCAGGCTCAAAGCATTGAGATTTTGCA GAAGCACAAGATCTCAGAAGATGCATATTCACTTCTGCATGCTTCAGGGACTATTGGTCAA GTTGAGACTTTGAAAGAAAAATGCAGGCGTGCCATGCAGTTGTCCAAGGCTGGTTTGGATGTTCCGGAAGAACTCTCGCTATTCAAGAGAAACGATGATCAGAAATTCTCTGAAAACAGTGACCCTGTGGAGCACATTTTGCCACCGAAGTTTGTTGAGCCTGTAAAAAGTGAGGATCCTGGTAGGGTACATGAGAAAAACATGAAGAATGATTCAAGGAAAGCTATGGAATGCCAACCAAAGATGgatgttggagtaagcattccAGAGCCCAAAACTGAGGAGCCTAGTGATAATGGCCACCTGTTGGCAAATCAGAAAATTCAGTCTTCAATTCCAAGTTGCTCTGGAACAGAGCTAGATTTGCAG GATAAAGAGCCAGGACAAGGGGAAGCTGCCATGCAGGAGTGCATAAATCCTCCAATTGTTGTGCCTGTGTCAAGACCGCATGAGGTTGAGAAGGCAAGGAGAGATCTCCCAATAATAATGATGGAGCAGGAAATAATGGAAGCTATCTATGAAAATTCTATAGTAATCCTTTGTGGAGAAACAGGCTGCGGTAAAACTACTCAGGTCCCTCAG TTCCTGTATGAAGCTGGCTTTGGCACAAGTGATCGAGCTGACAGAAGAGGGATGATTGGGATCACCCAACCACGACGTGTCGCTGTTCTTGCCACAGCTAGGAGGGTGTCCTATGAGTTAGGACTTAAGCTGGGGAGGGAAGTTGGTTTTCAAGTTCGGCATGACAAATTGGTGGGAAGTAATTGCTCCATCAAGTTCATGACAGATGGTATTTTGCTGCGAGAGCTCCAG GGTGATTTTCTGTTGAAGCGCTATTCGGTGATCATATTGGATGAGGCACATGAAAGGAGCTTGAACACAGATATACTTATTGGGATGCTTTCTAGAATTATTAAGGGTCGCAAG AATTTATATGTAGATCAGCAGGATAAAATACGATCTGGAGTGAAAATCAAGCCAGAAGATATGATCAGTCAGTTGAAAGTGGTGCTCATGAGTGCTACTCTACAATTGAAGGACTTCATTTCTAATAGGAGATTGTTTGATGTAATTCCACCAGCTGTTAAGGTACCTGTGCGGCAGTTTCCAGTAACAGTTCACTTCTCAAAGAGgacacatgatgattatttaGGGCAAGCTTATAAAAAGGTTATGTCAATCCACAAGAGGCTTCCACCAGGTGGAATCCTTGTATTTGTCACTGGACAACGAGAAGTGGACTACTTGTGTAAGAAATTCCGAAGAGCATCCAAGGTGCAAACTGCTAAGAAGCCTGAAAAAGTTGATGGCGATGATAATGGCCCGTTCCCAGAAGTAGATGATAAGGAAATTTTGGAAGCATATGATATTGATAGGAACAAATCTGAGCACCCAGATGACATATTTTATtcatatgatgatgatgatgatatggatCCTGGGCCAAATTCTTTTTCTTCTGACAATGAAACAGAAAGTGAAATGGATACTGATACTGACGATGAAGAGTCTGTTACATATGAAACCACAGAAGAGGATGCTCCAGTATTATCATTTTTGAAAGACGCTGAGAACTCATCTGTGTTGAAGGCGTCATTTGGAGCTCTGTCAGGAATATCAGGAGTGCCAGAAAGTGTTGAGAAATCAAGTGATGCTACAAGTGAAGAAAAGTCTAGTCCATCTGTTAGTTGTTTCAGTAAATGTACAGAACGTATGCCTGTATCGCATGGTAGACTCCGTGTCTTGCCACTTTATGCAATGTTACCAGCTTCACAGCAGCTTCAAGTGTTTCAAGATATACCCAAGGGGGAAAGATTAGTTGTGGTGGCAACTAATGTCGCAGAAACCTCTTTAACAATTCCCGGCATACAATATGTAGTTGATACTGGGAAAGAAAAGGTTAAGAATTACGACCATGCTACTGGCATGTCAAGTTATGAAGTCCAATGGATAAGCAAGGCATCGGCATCCCAGCGTGCTGGAAGAGCTGGAAGAACAGGGCCTGGGCACTGTTACCGTCTCTACTCAGCTGCAGCATATGGTAAAGACGATTTATTTCCTGAATTCGCTGAACCTGAGATTAAGAAAATTCCAGTTGAAGGCATTGTCCTTATGCTCAAGTTTATGGGTATCCATAAG GTTGTGAACTTTCCTTTCCCTACACCTCCAAACAAGGAAAGTTTGGTTGAAGCTGAGCGTTGCTTAAAGGCATTGGAAGCACTTTATAGCCATGATGATTATGATGGAAAACTTACACCAATGGGAAAAGCTATGGCACAATACCCCATGAGCCCACGACATTCTCGTCTTCTTCTGACAGTGATTAAGATTTTGAAGAGCCAGCAAGGCTTTGCTAGATCTAACTTCATACTGggatatgctgctgctgctgcatcagtGTTGAGTTTTACTAATCCATTTCTCAAGCAGTTGGATGAATGTGATATTAATGGCGAATCGGAAGAACATAACACGAATCCAGAAGCTAATGATCCATGTGAAAGGAAAAGACGGAAGAAGCACAATGCCATGGTTAGAGAGGCACAGGAAAAATTTTCTAACCCTAGCAGTGATGCTTTAACCATTGCCCGTGCCCTACAATTTTTTGAGTTGTCAGAAAACCCTGTGGAATTCTGCAGAATTAATTCACTTCATCTCAAAACAATGGAAGAGATGTCAAAATTGAGAAAGCAACTTCTCCGTTTAATATTTCACCACAGCAAATTTTGCAAGGAATTTGCTTGGAATTATGGAGATTCTGATGATGTTGAGCAGGCCTGGAGGAATGAGTCCAGTAAAAGACCATTGCAAATGAATGAAGAGGAACTTCTTGGGCAAGGAATCTGTGCTGGATGGGCTGATAGAGTTGCAAGGAGAAATCACACCTATTCCAGAGCATCAGGAGATGATCGTAAAGTTCGAGCTATTCGCTATCAATCTTGCGCGCTTAATGATACCATATATCTGCACCGATCATCGTCTGTTGCCCAAGTTGCCCCAGAGCTTGTAGTTTACTCAGAGCTACTTAGTACAAAGAGGTTATACATGCATGGTGTAACCACTATAAAGCCAGGGTGGCTTTTAAAGTATGCCGGTTCTCTCTGCACCTTCTCTGCACCATTGGAAGATCCAAAACCCTATTATGACCCCATGAATGACCAAGTCTATTGTTATGTTAGTCCGGTCTTTTCTCGACATAATTGGCAGCTTCCCTTGCATAGTTTACCTATCAAAGACAACACCAGTCGCCTGCAGGTATTTGTGTGTGCTTTGCTTAAGGGGGATGTCTTGCCATGTCTAAGGAATGCGAAAGATTTCCTGGCACTGTCACCATCTTTTGCCTTCGGGCCTGCCAGCCAAAGAAgagttggagatcttcttgACAGGATGCATATTAAACAAAAATCAAAGATTGGTAAAAAATTAATTGACAGCCGAGCAGCACTGAGAGATGCATGGAATGCTGATCCAAATTTTCTCTATCCTGAGATAAAGGCGTGGTACCAGGATAAATTCCATAGCCAGTTTGACTTAAAATGGGAGCAGATGCACCAAGAGGTTCTTCTTGAGGGGCATGAGCTTTTCCCAAAGAGGTCCAAGAAAGTTAAAGGCTAG